In Nitrosomonas ureae, the sequence AACAAAGGAACCAGAAGAATTAAGTTACCAGATGCGGCAAGTATGCCACTAAGAATTGATAAAACTAGCACACTGAGTAGCAGCAGGGCAAAAATTAATGCCTTAGAGTCTAGATTATTAAATAATCTGGATGATATTTCTGCTTTCATAATAAAAGAACTTTACCTGATCTCACTTAATTTGTGTTATAAACATGAGAGCTTGGCCAGTTTCATAAGCACACCCTGCTTTAGTGCATTTTTTTCAATTAAGAAACCACTCACTGTCATCAGGTCTGTAACGCCAATAAATTTCTTATATTCTGCACTTGTATTCCCTAATAATGACCATGAATTCATAGAATGTGGCACCTGCTTGGCTTTAATATCTTTTCTAGAGCATCACACATCATTGATAAATTGCTATTATGTCTGAAAAGTACCTATTAACCTTGCTCTTTCATTGACATTAACAGCTAATAATAAATCTTGAATAAAAATAGCTTGAAGCTGATAGGCTACGTCATTATTGTTATCTATTGAAGAAATTCTCACCAAAATACCGTCTGGAATACTCCCTGTCAAACCGTAACGTAATTGTTGCAGCTTTTGATCAAACCCGGGTAGAACAGCTTTACTACCAACTGTAACCCAATATGTAATTGGTTCATTCCGATTACCTTTAATAGCCAGTAAACGCTTAATTGGTAATTTTCCATATTGAGTAAGTAGTTCCCCAGGAAAAATCTTTTTTATCTCGAAACCCTGAGCGTAGTAACATACTTCAG encodes:
- the epsI gene encoding exosortase-associated protein EpsI, B-type, which encodes MKKSLIVNILMGVLMISSGALTLALTPTQKIADQQERINLETMIPDRFGEWKIDKTIVPLQVDAETQAKLDKIYNQTLARTYVNSQGERIMLSVAYGGDQSDSLSIHKPEVCYYAQGFEIKKIFPGELLTQYGKLPIKRLLAIKGNRNEPITYWVTVGSKAVLPGFDQKLQQLRYGLTGSIPDGILVRISSIDNNNDVAYQLQAIFIQDLLLAVNVNERARLIGTFQT